Proteins encoded by one window of Cylindrospermum stagnale PCC 7417:
- a CDS encoding YbjN domain-containing protein, translating to MEVKTENYQLYTELILHKSSSFSITVHTITLSLTRQDDNIIECHLTFCVTPELYQRIETEALFNLKPELRTPLTNGDFQPSPDIQIEAILKPDLLPLLLENATNADEAATYLLNLSQQQPELISEIQKNNELSENPKSPYSLLSTESWLALSVKQQQESGETGYRTFWSYASPKTLSGETPSSEEISESITDFFKDLVSGSLNATAKEFANETIGAISSFFQELTQDTPEPTPDNNTLTQPIFQAIVNFFTQDDWPFTKIQGKLALRLGYKGENGKWNCYAEAREKEEQFVFYSVCPLNAPETQRMAVAEFIARANFGIVIGNFEIDFSDGEIRYKTSIDVEGDRLSFALIKQLVYTNIATMDEYLPEIMSVISTDVSAEKAINQIEIITNTHQSSDEQKQLLSVVPADEQQKLAVNPSSQAEIQQQKEKIPERQSHILARITPDEIGQLHQALQMLEPYQRKQTQAIVEKVKRLMIARLGDLGTEVFNEAFTFFTKVKFPGIILKLIQRYSRMAAQTRLFIQKLKDWIKQYGEAADNSDINLAIEDLEKLFGRINKRLEELPTDKLLSEKELIYLLEIEQFREQLAFFDRFVKNLPENPPDGLASS from the coding sequence ATGGAAGTCAAAACTGAAAATTATCAATTGTATACCGAATTAATCCTACATAAATCCTCATCCTTCTCCATAACCGTTCACACAATCACCCTGTCCCTAACCAGACAAGATGACAACATAATTGAGTGTCATCTGACCTTCTGCGTAACCCCAGAACTTTACCAACGCATCGAAACCGAAGCCTTATTCAACCTCAAACCCGAACTACGCACCCCACTCACCAACGGCGACTTCCAACCCTCACCCGACATCCAAATTGAAGCCATTCTCAAACCCGACTTACTCCCCCTCTTACTAGAGAACGCCACCAACGCTGATGAAGCAGCAACCTACCTTTTAAACCTCAGCCAACAACAACCTGAATTAATATCTGAAATCCAGAAAAATAACGAACTATCTGAAAATCCCAAATCTCCATACTCCCTACTATCTACAGAAAGTTGGTTAGCCTTATCAGTCAAACAGCAACAGGAATCAGGTGAAACAGGCTACCGGACATTTTGGTCTTATGCTAGTCCCAAAACCCTTTCAGGAGAAACACCTTCCAGTGAAGAAATATCTGAGAGTATCACCGACTTCTTCAAAGATTTAGTTAGTGGTAGTCTGAATGCTACTGCTAAAGAATTCGCCAATGAAACCATCGGGGCAATATCTAGCTTCTTCCAAGAATTAACCCAAGATACCCCAGAACCAACTCCTGACAACAACACTTTAACACAACCAATTTTTCAGGCAATAGTTAACTTCTTCACCCAAGATGATTGGCCATTCACCAAAATTCAAGGAAAACTAGCCTTGCGTTTAGGGTATAAGGGAGAGAATGGCAAATGGAATTGCTACGCCGAAGCTAGAGAAAAAGAGGAACAATTCGTCTTTTATTCAGTTTGTCCCCTCAATGCTCCAGAAACTCAGCGAATGGCTGTAGCAGAGTTTATTGCTAGAGCTAATTTTGGTATAGTTATTGGCAACTTTGAAATAGACTTTAGCGATGGCGAAATTCGCTACAAAACCAGTATTGATGTAGAAGGTGACAGACTTAGTTTTGCACTTATCAAACAGTTGGTTTACACCAACATCGCCACGATGGATGAATATTTACCAGAGATAATGTCTGTGATTTCTACAGATGTGTCGGCAGAAAAAGCAATTAACCAAATTGAAATAATTACAAATACTCACCAATCATCAGATGAACAAAAACAGTTATTATCTGTCGTACCTGCTGATGAGCAGCAAAAGTTAGCAGTTAATCCATCTTCACAAGCAGAAATACAGCAACAAAAAGAAAAAATCCCGGAAAGACAATCTCATATATTAGCCAGAATAACACCAGATGAAATTGGTCAATTACATCAAGCATTGCAGATGCTGGAACCTTATCAGCGTAAACAAACTCAAGCAATTGTAGAGAAAGTCAAAAGATTAATGATTGCAAGATTGGGTGATTTGGGAACAGAAGTATTTAATGAAGCATTTACTTTCTTTACCAAAGTTAAATTTCCGGGAATCATTCTGAAATTAATTCAACGTTATTCAAGAATGGCGGCACAGACAAGATTATTTATACAGAAATTAAAAGATTGGATTAAACAATATGGTGAAGCAGCGGATAATTCTGACATCAACCTAGCTATAGAAGATTTGGAAAAACTATTTGGTCGGATTAACAAGCGTCTGGAAGAACTACCAACAGATAAGTTGCTAAGTGAAAAAGAACTCATATATTTACTTGAGATTGAACAATTTAGAGAGCAGTTAGCCTTTTTTGATAGATTTGTCAAAAATCTCCCTGAAAATCCTCCAGATGGATTGGCTTCTAGTTAA
- a CDS encoding DUF4291 domain-containing protein produces the protein MQRKILAEFDKEGIFVYQAFKPSIADEAVRKGTFGKGFNLERMTWIKPSFGWMLYRSCYATKHRQERILKIKLSHEGFQTILSQAIPTLFDPNILTSEEEWRRSLDQSEVRYQWDPDRDLSLRKLENRALQLGIRGSVVLDYVNTWIIGIEDVTKLVHHIKIAVEKKQKEMPIVTEENIYEVSPKIQKTLGMI, from the coding sequence ATGCAACGAAAAATTTTGGCAGAGTTCGACAAAGAAGGTATTTTTGTATATCAAGCTTTCAAACCTTCTATTGCTGATGAAGCTGTGCGTAAAGGAACCTTTGGTAAAGGCTTTAATTTAGAAAGGATGACTTGGATCAAGCCTTCTTTTGGTTGGATGCTTTACCGTTCATGCTACGCCACCAAGCACAGACAAGAACGCATACTCAAAATAAAACTTAGCCATGAAGGTTTCCAAACTATTCTTTCCCAGGCAATACCTACACTATTTGACCCAAATATATTGACATCAGAAGAAGAGTGGCGACGAAGTTTAGACCAGTCAGAGGTGCGCTATCAATGGGACCCAGACCGCGATTTATCGCTGCGAAAACTGGAAAATCGTGCGTTACAATTAGGCATTCGTGGTAGCGTAGTCCTAGACTATGTAAATACCTGGATCATCGGGATAGAAGATGTAACTAAATTGGTTCATCATATCAAGATCGCTGTCGAGAAGAAACAAAAAGAAATGCCTATAGTTACTGAAGAAAATATCTATGAGGTAAGCCCAAAAATTCAAAAAACTTTAGGAATGATATAA
- a CDS encoding HEAT repeat domain-containing protein, whose amino-acid sequence MKCEDQLQDILSRLDKQSESIQQQVDIWNDCLVMLKQMEPECACAFVQTAQEILKQNNPLYVQDERKLQLILWAISKNNKSTTIELASAALNSDKTGDKEEYVDILDNLNDPRTIPALMSAIELDHSVGKLGGMARAKAINALLLFNAQEAKYLIISCFKDSVYRVRKAAIKFLLELNITEAAPVFIEQLKEEEDPDNLECLIDGIICWEQTKALPTLRDILSSEWVHNDEYLREIVEDAISELQAIEKPATTS is encoded by the coding sequence ATGAAATGCGAAGATCAACTTCAAGATATACTTAGTCGTCTGGATAAGCAATCAGAAAGTATACAACAACAAGTTGATATTTGGAATGATTGTCTTGTAATGTTAAAACAGATGGAGCCTGAATGTGCTTGTGCATTTGTGCAAACTGCACAAGAAATCCTGAAACAAAATAATCCTCTCTATGTTCAGGATGAACGTAAGTTGCAATTAATCCTGTGGGCTATATCAAAGAATAACAAGTCTACTACTATCGAATTGGCTTCTGCTGCTCTTAACAGTGACAAAACAGGTGACAAGGAGGAGTATGTTGATATTCTAGATAACTTGAATGACCCGCGTACTATTCCCGCATTAATGTCTGCTATTGAGCTTGATCATTCTGTAGGAAAATTGGGGGGGATGGCACGAGCTAAGGCAATAAATGCGCTATTGCTTTTTAATGCACAAGAAGCGAAATATCTGATAATTAGTTGTTTCAAAGACTCTGTTTACCGAGTCAGAAAAGCAGCTATTAAATTTTTGCTTGAACTCAATATTACCGAAGCTGCGCCTGTCTTCATAGAACAACTTAAAGAAGAGGAAGATCCTGATAATCTCGAATGCTTAATCGATGGTATTATATGCTGGGAGCAAACAAAAGCTTTGCCTACTTTGCGAGATATTCTAAGTAGTGAGTGGGTTCACAATGATGAATATCTGCGAGAAATAGTCGAAGACGCTATTTCAGAACTACAGGCAATTGAAAAACCTGCTACGACTTCTTGA
- a CDS encoding eCIS core domain-containing protein, with product MYSRQHRTSKNSSNSSDKPAKSQFAPRRFVVQPKTEEAKPQQDQTPEEQTQKDEVQQYKSALIDSSKWTPRPSPPREPKVQMKLNIPQQGDMFGQKAVPSNPIAIQPKVNTDLSPAQNSTLGPFEKAEEVSNEAVEIQRMSASGESGDDDANSPNGGNIQRACSLCDSENSLLSSKLTIGAPGDKYEQEADSMAERVMSMDTPTASSQTIGRHSEEPLNSIQQQPLARSIHPLVQRQIDLNRIQRQPTTSIHPLIKRQMEFNQNRTQTKPITSTNPLIQGFVQKTEGNIQSQSNPNQGSSSLESRLASQQGSGNPLDEQTRSFMEPRFGNDFSSVRVHTDSSSVEMNKELGAQAFTHGQDVYFGAGKYNPGADDGKRLLAHELTHVVQQTGAVQPKSAPNQAFKNNKIQTKALLTSSSEPQSIIQSKKQNSQESTKQNRQEPIKQDQQQLKQELPIADVEPGKEQPAKNQDSDGAAVAPQADSDGGADSDYGAAATVQASNGAAVAPQADSDGGADSDVASATVQASNGAAVVPQAQIHGATGSAKAPSTGKSSGGATTATGGAKTAASPQQDPEFQAVVNNAKGVTEEKKKHDPAQAESQEAQDAAQPPSNEVESKAQDKQVQEMNQQPPGEFSAEAFKKKVMDKVDAAAPRTLEDADKFKDNNLLDSVGGNLSSNAKDATEQATGPVAEKAKEAPDSSGIKPKEVKPLEKPEAGAKPPDIGAAKATPKPKSEAEVSAPLIAESQKLDQQMAEAEVTEEQLANSNEPQFVKAVGAKKEAQTKAVEAPQVYRQQEQATLNQAQTEAQTTSQTQLEGMHGQREQLLAQVTGHQDETKSKDEQARTKVATDIDGIYQQTKSDVEGVLKGLDTEVTTKFKTGADTAKKKFEEYVAPSMSEYKKRYDGIWGAGRWLKDKLLGVPSEVTAFFTKGRDLYLGEIDKSLTDISNYVAEQLKTAKEKINQGRQKIQDYVKGLPEALQKVGAEAAQNIQSKFDELEQSVKHKETELVDKLAQQYSENLQQLDAQLQEMKASNQPWFAKAFDAMAGAIESIKKLKDMLMGVLAKAASAVGSIIKDPIGFLGNLVTGLRQGFENFTGKIETHLQTGLIGWLTGACGAMGIQLPEDIFSLPGIFSLVTQVLGLSWNYIRGKGVKLFGEPVVAGMEKESEIFPMLMSGDFKGMWEHVQEDFGDLKETVIEQIKEMVITQVITAGVKWIIGLLNPASAFVKAAMAIYDIVMFFINSGSQIMDLVNAIIDAVSAIASGAVGGAAKLVEDALAKSLPVVIGFLASLLGVGNLAKKVQGIVEKIRLRIDQAIEKLLQKAKKLFKGKKGKEGKPDERTEKEKKADLNKALAEADTLLKEKELSSNEVKKHLPAIKIKHKITSLELIVDKESSKNETVHVKGVINPEGETPKRDLMRETRYIKNGMLKEEYRSKDKIRKRFYGSNKPYNQEAIKKKDELLTKYQVDKDNWKEPKSGKIVSKSDVTIEHSPSVMSHWNGTGYNTDQSTRRNWYTFVGRLDELEILPRKGKDGNSSGGAKMEGEYRFDIGENFKGPDEKD from the coding sequence ATGTATAGTAGACAACACAGAACTTCCAAAAATTCTTCAAATTCCTCTGACAAACCAGCAAAGAGTCAGTTCGCACCGCGTCGCTTTGTCGTTCAGCCCAAAACGGAGGAAGCAAAGCCCCAACAAGACCAAACGCCAGAAGAACAGACTCAAAAGGACGAGGTACAGCAGTATAAAAGTGCCTTGATAGATAGCTCAAAATGGACACCCCGCCCGTCCCCACCACGGGAACCAAAAGTTCAGATGAAGCTGAACATTCCTCAACAGGGGGATATGTTTGGGCAAAAGGCAGTCCCATCAAACCCTATTGCTATCCAGCCCAAAGTAAACACGGATTTATCCCCAGCCCAAAATTCAACCTTGGGGCCATTCGAGAAAGCCGAAGAAGTATCGAATGAAGCTGTTGAAATTCAGCGGATGAGTGCGTCAGGAGAGTCAGGGGATGATGATGCCAACTCGCCGAATGGGGGAAATATTCAACGGGCTTGCTCTCTATGCGATTCGGAAAACTCACTCCTCTCCTCCAAACTCACCATAGGCGCACCAGGGGATAAATACGAGCAAGAGGCAGACTCAATGGCAGAACGGGTGATGTCAATGGACACACCAACTGCTAGCTCCCAAACAATCGGGCGCCATTCGGAAGAACCACTCAACTCGATTCAGCAACAACCTTTAGCCCGAAGCATCCACCCATTAGTCCAGCGTCAGATTGACTTAAACCGCATTCAGAGACAGCCGACAACATCCATCCACCCACTGATTAAGCGTCAGATGGAGTTCAATCAAAACCGCACTCAGACAAAGCCGATAACATCGACTAACCCATTAATTCAGGGCTTTGTCCAAAAGACAGAAGGCAATATTCAGAGTCAAAGCAATCCAAATCAAGGAAGTTCCAGCTTAGAAAGCCGTTTAGCGAGTCAACAAGGTTCTGGTAATCCCTTAGATGAACAGACACGCTCTTTCATGGAACCCCGTTTTGGCAATGATTTTAGCTCTGTGCGCGTGCATACAGATAGTTCATCTGTTGAGATGAACAAGGAATTGGGGGCGCAAGCGTTTACTCATGGTCAAGATGTTTACTTCGGGGCAGGGAAGTATAACCCCGGTGCAGATGATGGTAAGCGGTTATTGGCTCACGAGTTAACCCATGTAGTGCAGCAGACAGGTGCTGTTCAGCCTAAATCAGCCCCTAACCAAGCATTCAAGAACAATAAGATACAGACAAAAGCGCTTCTCACCTCATCTTCTGAACCGCAATCAATTATCCAGTCCAAGAAGCAGAATTCTCAGGAATCAACAAAGCAAAATCGCCAAGAACCAATTAAGCAAGATCAACAACAGCTGAAACAAGAACTCCCGATAGCTGATGTTGAACCAGGGAAAGAGCAACCAGCAAAGAATCAGGATAGTGACGGTGCGGCAGTTGCGCCCCAAGCAGATAGTGACGGTGGAGCAGACAGTGACTACGGTGCGGCAGCTACAGTCCAAGCTAGTAACGGTGCGGCAGTTGCGCCCCAAGCAGATAGTGACGGTGGAGCAGATAGTGACGTTGCGTCAGCTACAGTCCAAGCTAGTAACGGTGCGGCAGTTGTGCCTCAAGCACAGATTCACGGTGCAACAGGTAGTGCCAAAGCCCCATCTACAGGAAAATCTAGCGGTGGTGCTACGACAGCTACAGGTGGAGCAAAAACTGCTGCTTCCCCTCAACAAGATCCAGAATTTCAAGCAGTAGTGAATAATGCCAAGGGAGTAACGGAGGAAAAGAAAAAACATGATCCGGCTCAGGCAGAATCGCAAGAAGCCCAAGATGCGGCTCAACCACCCAGCAATGAAGTAGAGAGCAAGGCCCAAGACAAGCAAGTTCAGGAGATGAACCAGCAGCCGCCTGGAGAATTCAGCGCCGAAGCCTTCAAGAAAAAAGTGATGGATAAGGTGGATGCGGCTGCACCAAGAACTCTGGAAGATGCTGACAAATTTAAGGATAATAATCTGCTGGACTCTGTGGGGGGAAACCTATCGAGCAATGCTAAAGATGCAACAGAGCAAGCGACTGGCCCGGTTGCCGAGAAAGCGAAAGAAGCACCTGACAGCAGTGGGATTAAACCCAAAGAAGTCAAACCACTAGAGAAGCCGGAAGCAGGAGCCAAACCGCCTGATATTGGTGCAGCTAAAGCCACACCTAAACCCAAGTCAGAAGCTGAGGTATCTGCACCACTGATAGCAGAGAGCCAAAAACTCGACCAGCAAATGGCTGAGGCTGAGGTGACGGAAGAACAACTGGCAAATTCCAATGAACCCCAGTTTGTCAAAGCTGTAGGCGCTAAGAAAGAGGCTCAAACCAAGGCTGTGGAAGCGCCTCAAGTCTACCGTCAACAGGAACAAGCAACTTTAAACCAAGCACAAACTGAGGCACAGACCACCAGCCAAACTCAGTTAGAGGGAATGCATGGTCAACGGGAGCAGTTATTAGCTCAAGTAACTGGTCATCAAGATGAAACCAAGAGTAAGGATGAGCAAGCACGGACTAAAGTTGCTACCGATATTGATGGCATTTATCAGCAAACTAAGTCAGATGTTGAAGGTGTTCTCAAGGGTTTAGACACAGAGGTAACAACCAAATTTAAGACAGGTGCAGATACGGCTAAGAAAAAATTTGAGGAGTATGTTGCTCCTTCCATGTCCGAGTACAAGAAGCGGTATGACGGGATTTGGGGTGCAGGACGTTGGTTAAAAGACAAACTGCTAGGTGTGCCATCTGAAGTTACAGCCTTTTTTACGAAAGGAAGAGATTTGTATCTAGGAGAAATAGATAAATCTCTAACTGATATTTCTAACTATGTTGCCGAACAACTAAAGACAGCTAAAGAAAAAATTAATCAAGGCAGACAGAAAATTCAGGATTATGTCAAAGGTTTGCCAGAAGCACTCCAGAAAGTGGGGGCTGAAGCGGCACAAAATATTCAAAGTAAGTTTGATGAATTAGAGCAGAGTGTTAAACATAAAGAAACTGAATTAGTTGATAAGCTGGCTCAACAATATAGTGAAAATCTCCAGCAACTTGATGCCCAACTTCAGGAGATGAAGGCATCAAATCAGCCTTGGTTTGCTAAAGCCTTTGATGCGATGGCTGGAGCTATTGAGAGTATTAAAAAACTCAAAGATATGCTGATGGGGGTGTTGGCTAAAGCAGCTAGTGCTGTCGGCTCAATTATCAAAGATCCCATTGGCTTTTTAGGCAATCTGGTGACTGGGCTGAGACAAGGTTTTGAAAACTTCACGGGGAAAATTGAGACACATCTGCAAACAGGTTTAATCGGCTGGTTGACGGGTGCTTGCGGTGCTATGGGTATCCAGTTACCAGAAGATATCTTCAGCTTACCAGGAATTTTTAGTTTAGTAACTCAGGTGTTGGGACTGAGTTGGAACTACATTCGCGGTAAAGGGGTGAAGCTGTTTGGTGAGCCTGTGGTGGCGGGAATGGAAAAAGAGTCGGAAATCTTCCCGATGTTGATGAGTGGCGATTTTAAGGGAATGTGGGAACACGTTCAGGAAGATTTCGGCGACCTGAAAGAGACGGTAATTGAACAGATTAAGGAGATGGTGATTACTCAGGTAATTACCGCTGGGGTGAAATGGATTATCGGGTTATTAAATCCAGCTTCGGCGTTTGTGAAGGCGGCGATGGCAATTTACGATATAGTGATGTTTTTCATCAATAGTGGTAGCCAAATTATGGATTTGGTGAATGCGATTATTGATGCTGTAAGTGCGATCGCTTCTGGTGCTGTTGGTGGTGCTGCTAAGTTGGTGGAAGATGCCCTGGCTAAATCCCTACCTGTGGTAATTGGTTTCTTGGCTTCGTTGTTGGGTGTGGGAAATTTGGCGAAGAAGGTGCAGGGCATTGTTGAGAAGATACGTTTGCGGATTGATCAGGCGATCGAGAAGTTGCTGCAAAAGGCGAAGAAGTTATTTAAGGGTAAGAAGGGTAAGGAAGGTAAACCTGATGAACGGACTGAGAAAGAAAAGAAAGCAGACCTTAATAAAGCTTTAGCTGAAGCTGACACCCTTTTAAAAGAGAAAGAATTATCTTCAAATGAAGTTAAAAAACACCTACCAGCTATTAAGATTAAACATAAAATAACGTCTCTTGAACTTATTGTTGATAAGGAGAGTAGTAAGAATGAAACTGTCCACGTTAAGGGTGTAATTAATCCTGAAGGAGAGACACCCAAAAGAGACTTGATGCGAGAGACAAGGTATATTAAAAATGGAATGCTTAAAGAAGAATATCGTAGTAAGGACAAAATACGTAAGCGATTTTATGGTTCTAATAAGCCTTATAATCAAGAAGCAATAAAGAAAAAAGACGAGTTGCTTACTAAGTATCAAGTAGATAAAGACAATTGGAAAGAACCAAAAAGCGGTAAGATTGTATCTAAGTCAGATGTAACAATTGAACATAGTCCATCTGTAATGAGCCATTGGAATGGTACGGGCTACAATACAGATCAATCAACTCGCCGCAACTGGTATACCTTTGTAGGAAGACTTGACGAATTGGAAATTCTGCCGAGGAAGGGAAAGGATGGAAATAGCAGTGGTGGTGCGAAAATGGAAGGAGAATATCGCTTTGATATAGGTGAAAATTTCAAAGGTCCAGATGAAAAAGATTAG
- a CDS encoding DUF1499 domain-containing protein, whose product MSLLKFSQQVLLNIIFVIFLTILIPAATWAASLGEGHLAPCPASPNCVVSENADAKHAIDPITYHVDRDTARKILLKVLTVVPRTEVVEQTDNYIHALSKSRIFKFVDDVEFYFPADESVIHIRSASRVGESDLGVNRRRSEQIRLALRDLNI is encoded by the coding sequence ATGTCCCTGCTAAAATTCTCACAGCAAGTTCTGCTAAATATCATTTTCGTAATATTCCTAACCATTTTAATTCCTGCGGCTACTTGGGCTGCTTCTTTGGGAGAAGGTCATCTTGCTCCTTGTCCTGCTTCTCCAAACTGTGTTGTGAGTGAAAATGCTGATGCCAAACACGCTATTGACCCGATTACCTATCATGTAGACCGTGATACAGCTAGAAAAATTTTACTCAAAGTCCTGACGGTTGTGCCTCGTACAGAAGTTGTAGAACAGACAGATAATTACATCCATGCTCTTTCTAAAAGCCGCATCTTTAAATTTGTTGATGACGTAGAGTTTTATTTCCCTGCCGATGAGTCTGTAATTCATATTCGCTCGGCATCTCGCGTGGGAGAGTCGGATCTTGGTGTCAACCGCCGACGAAGCGAACAAATTCGTTTGGCTCTGCGCGACTTAAATATCTGA
- a CDS encoding DUF4231 domain-containing protein gives MTTSETANFEQVNQRDISYTSENLSNSSDQNMLYTLKFIEYLLAAAFVSASIIIYVFSDNQDYVIAGAVSLTVLIFLFLFNRQLFQNSQNAFNRSELTKKAELYTYLLSNNNSLLEQNTIIPARQKALQYSQDLIDDYRKVRNLSRNLYYGLQISTVILSGVTPILVLVDKLEAGQAWLKWLPVICPAAASIVASIVTSFPFQKNSLAANTAVELLEAEQEKFILGVTPLYRCYDVTDETEQQQKASQAIEHFITQVNNIHLQLVQQTTDSPADKKEKKDSESSDASKSEES, from the coding sequence ATGACTACTTCTGAAACGGCTAATTTTGAGCAGGTAAACCAGAGAGACATTTCCTATACATCTGAAAATTTATCCAATTCATCAGATCAAAACATGTTGTATACCTTGAAGTTTATTGAGTATTTATTGGCAGCTGCTTTTGTCAGTGCCAGCATTATAATTTATGTCTTTTCAGACAATCAAGATTATGTAATCGCTGGGGCAGTTTCTCTAACTGTTTTGATTTTTTTGTTTCTTTTCAATAGACAATTGTTTCAGAATTCTCAAAATGCCTTTAATCGGTCTGAACTCACTAAAAAAGCTGAACTCTATACTTATCTATTGAGCAACAATAACTCCTTGTTAGAACAAAATACAATCATTCCCGCCAGACAAAAAGCTTTACAGTACTCCCAAGATTTAATTGACGATTATAGAAAGGTGCGGAATTTATCCAGAAACCTTTACTATGGCTTGCAAATTTCCACCGTTATTTTATCTGGAGTCACACCAATATTAGTTTTGGTAGACAAATTGGAAGCAGGACAAGCTTGGCTCAAGTGGCTCCCTGTTATTTGTCCCGCTGCTGCTTCGATAGTCGCCAGTATCGTTACCTCTTTCCCGTTTCAGAAGAATTCTCTTGCTGCCAACACAGCCGTTGAATTGTTAGAAGCTGAACAAGAAAAATTTATTTTGGGCGTAACTCCCCTTTATCGTTGCTATGATGTGACTGACGAAACCGAACAGCAACAAAAGGCAAGTCAAGCAATAGAACACTTTATCACGCAAGTGAATAATATTCACCTCCAGTTAGTACAACAAACAACTGATTCACCAGCAGATAAGAAAGAGAAAAAAGATTCAGAGTCATCTGATGCATCTAAGTCAGAGGAAAGTTAA
- a CDS encoding GNAT family N-acetyltransferase, whose amino-acid sequence MKVRTYEIGDTQEIIKLFYNTVHGVNIRDYTKEQVDAWAPANIDIEVWMRSLSSNFTYVAEKDGKIIGFGNLEDNGHIDRFFCHQDFQRRGVGTQLLANIESKARDLGIKQLFTEASITAKPFFASKKFIVVKKQEVELRGQKFINFVMEKFIF is encoded by the coding sequence ATGAAAGTAAGAACTTATGAAATAGGGGATACCCAAGAAATTATCAAGTTGTTTTACAACACTGTTCATGGTGTAAACATTCGTGATTATACAAAAGAACAAGTAGATGCTTGGGCACCAGCAAATATAGATATTGAAGTTTGGATGAGAAGTTTAAGCAGTAATTTTACTTATGTGGCAGAGAAAGACGGCAAGATTATTGGTTTTGGTAATCTAGAGGATAATGGACATATTGATCGCTTCTTTTGTCATCAAGATTTTCAAAGGCGAGGTGTTGGCACACAACTCCTTGCAAATATTGAGTCAAAGGCAAGGGATTTAGGAATTAAGCAGTTGTTTACAGAAGCAAGCATTACAGCTAAACCTTTTTTTGCTAGTAAAAAATTTATTGTTGTGAAAAAGCAAGAAGTTGAACTTAGGGGGCAAAAATTTATCAATTTTGTGATGGAAAAATTCATTTTCTAG